Within Staphylococcus sp. NRL 16/872, the genomic segment GGTTCAGCATCTTTAGTTAGACCAAAAATAGACGCATATTCTGAATCTAGCTTTAAATGGTAAAAGACAAGTGACTGTTTTTTGCCATTGCCATCTTTGACTGTTCTTTTTGTTGTAATTCGATCATGGTCAGATTCGATAAATCCTTTATCTCTTAGTGCATTCACGACATTGTTGACATCTTGGAAATGATTCTCTATCAACATATCTTTAAATACAGATGCAATGATTTTGACTTCGATATAATCATCTTTTAAGGCAATTAGTCCATGGTTCTCAATCATATTCTTTAACGCTTTGTCATCAGAAAACTTACCACGGTTTTGTGCTACAAATTGCGTAATGACTTCGATCGCTTTATCTGCCAGTGAGCGTTCAGAGACTGTATGAGCATGATAATCAATAAAGTAGTCTCTTATTTTAGCGATATCAATATCTGTAGCTAAAACACGACTTAGAATCTTGGCTGAAGTAGTGATAGCCGCATAGCGCTTAAACATACGAATACCAGTATTATTTTTTTCATCCTTCAATTTATCTTTAAACCAATGATGCTCATCTTGAAACCATTGAATGACTTCATCTTCACGGTTTATAAGATATTTAGCTACTAACGGTAAAACATGACCATAGTTTAGTGCCACAGATTTTTTAATATTGTCAGAATTTGTTGCATCTTTAGTAAACTCTTCATTAATTTCAATAGTTCTCACTCGTAAACCATCATTTTGAGCAGAATCAGTAAAGATACTGTATTCAGAGGTTGAAATCACAGAAGTGCCCCAATTCTTAGGCGTTTTAACTTCTCCGTGTACATTGGAACGTTTACGTCCTTGACCTTCAGCAATAGAGTACAATAACCCCGTTGTATCTTTAAAAGTTGCTGATGAGAGTTCATCAAATACAATAGGTATACCAAAATTGTTACTCAAGTAACCTTCAAGTGCATTACGTGTGGCATTCCAACTTCGAAAAAGTGTTTGATTACCTTTGGTTGGATTTCCAGCGACGGATACCGCTAAAGCTGCCGCTGTTGATTTACCGGTTGATGACTGGCCTGTAAAACTAAAGATAATTCCTGCAAATTCGATTTCACGTTTGTGCTTCAGAAAGCTTGTCACTAAGGCAGAAATCCCAAATACGACCGCTAACTCTAGAAGAAGATGACCTTTGACTTCGTTAATATACGTATTTAACCAATCTTTAAATGTACCTTTAGGCTCTAATAGATAAGTACTATCGACAATAGGATCTAAAGATGCTAACTGATCATACTGTTTAGATGTATAAATGGTATCTATCATTACAATGTAACCATGGGGTGTTTCTATGATGCCCGAGCCATCATATAAATCAGAAGTGGGCATTTCATCGCGCATTAATTGTAGTGCATAGCTCAAATCTTTTATATAATTTTCATTGATACTGTGACCATATTTAATCAATGAAGGTAACTTTCGAGTTGTTAAAATATCAGAGTCAAATGTATGTTCTTTATCCTTACCGTTAGAAATAATTATTTTTTCTGTATTTTCTAAGGCATGCCAAAATTTAGCTTCAACAGCCATACAACTAGACATAGTCACTACTTTTTTCTCATCTCCATCTTTTTTAGGTGGGATAGTTTTATGCCAACCCATTGTATCTAAATGGTATAGGCCTAGTCTAAAAATGTCATGATGACTCATTAGCGAACACCTCCTTTCGAAGGGTTGCTATCATTGAGTGGATTAGGTCCGACTTTCAGATATACTAAATGACCATTGGTATTTTTACCGATAATAATAAATGGAACACGTGGCGCATGTTTTACAAAATATGCGAACCAACGCCCAACATTTTGTTGTACTGCTTTAGAACACGATACATTTGCACGACGGTTCAAGTCATGGAAAGTAAATGTTTGTCCTTCCGGTAAATTAATTGAAATACCTAAAATTCTATTTTTTAATTTTTTAAAATCATCTTCTTGCTTGTAAGACATTTGAATTCCTCCTACTAATTAATAAAAATAGGAAAATCAAAGGTGCGCACAATTAATTTTCTTAAGATTATTTTAGCCAATAAGTAATCATTTGAAAGCTTGTAAAAATATATTAGAAATTACGTACTAAATTGAGAAAATTTTTATTGACAAAAATAAAAGCGCTGGTTTTACAGCGCTTTAAATAGAAATTAATTTGAAGTTATATAAAAGTAGTCAGAAGGGGGATTATTATTATCGTTATAATGGTTTAGTGCTTTATTGATTTCATTTACTAACTTATCATGATGTTCTTTTGTTATTTTTTTTGGATATTTGAATTCTTTTTCTTCTAAGTCTTCTAGGGACACTAAATCACTATTTAAGATTAATGATAAGAGCATATTTTTAGGTGCTGAAGCTTTAGTGTCTCGATGAGTAATATATTGTGCTAAATTTCTGTTTATACTTACCTTTTCATCTTCTATAAAATTTGTATCATTTTTTACGTGAGCCTCAGCAATTTTGGTACCAATTTCAATGTTTAAATCTTTTATCTCATCTAAATAATATTCAAGAATTTGAAGTTTATCGTTAGAAGTAATGCCTTCTTCAGTGAAAATTTTAATAATGTTAGACTTTATTCCGATTTCTATATTACTGTCTATTAGGAAATAGAGATAATAATTTATCATAGCGCGCTCATAATCTCTTTGATCAGTAATTTCATGCTTAATAAAATAATATAGGTTCTCGTTGATGCGATTAGTAGAATCTATATCTTTGTTATTGATACCATTTTTTAAAAAATGAAGATAGACTGAATTGTTCGAAAGTATATCATACAATACGAATAAACTTTTTGGTTTAAATACATAAGATTTACCAACTTTAAAATTTTCACTACTAATACCTAAAGCATTACAGAATTTTTTAAAATTAGTTGTATAGTTGTTTTTTTCAGTAATAAATATAAAATCATCATTCAATGTATTTTTATATTTTTCAATTTTATCAAGGTTATCAATAATACTGTCAAAGGCTTTGTTTTTTCTTTTGAGAATGCTATATCTGACTACATCACTTATATTGATAGAATATTCTTTAGAAGAACGTTCCGTATTTTTAGTATTTTCATAGTTTCTGGAATGGCTATACACTGCGCTTACATCTACTTTATCGATATCTAGTAATATTTCAAATAGTTCATCCTGCCATTTATCATTTTGATTTTTATCATTCATTTTTATCACACCTTATTAAAATAATACATAAATTATAATATATTTATTAATGATATTAGTCATAATGTCTAATTAATTTAAATGCTTTAATTTAGAAAGGAATTAGTTAAATGAAAAACTTTCTCATTTTAATGATTTTATTCGTATGCGCACTGATATCTGCCATGATCGTTATACCTAATCTTGTGAACTATATATCAGTATTATCATTAATTGTATCTATTATTACTTTCAGAATGAATATGTACTATAACAGTAAAGCTGAAGAACATAAGAAAATAGCTAACTCACCATTATTTTTATTTGATATAACAGATTATGCTTTCGAATTAGATAAAGATTTTACTAAGGATAGTGTTCGAATAGATATATTTAACTTTAAAGAAAAATGTCCATTAATATTAAATAAAGAGGCTAAAACATTGTATATAGGTAAGAATAAAAATTACTTTGCACTAAAAAATGTGGGGGGAGTGGCAAAAAATGTAGTCATCAATTCAGAAGTCGTATGGGATAAGGAAGAATTTAAAAATCATAATGAAAGATTAGCTTTTGAAGATTATACAAGAGAGTTAACGTATGATGATAACTTTTGTTATCTTGCTTCAAACAATGATACATATGGATTTTCACATAAAAAATTTGACTTTAATACACATATAACTCAAGCAAAAATAAAAGGAGTTTCAAAGGATAACAATCTTTTAGTAAGTATACCTAAAGAGTTCAGTTATACAGTTAATTTTTATATTTTTGGATATATTAAAACTCCACCAAAATTATTTGTAACAATACTAGGAGAAGATTTAGAAGGAAATCAATTTAAAGATGAAATTGAAATTAAAGTCCAAAGGTATAAATTTAGTTATGTTCCGGTTCAAGCAGAAGTTACTTTATACGCTTGATATATAATAAAATAATATCTGGATTGAAAACCTCATCATTGGCCGATACGCAGAAGCGTATCATAAATGAAATTGAAAATAGGTTGTTAACAATATAAAACATGCCATTTATCAGAATATTTAAGGATTAGTTAAGGAAGTATTTAGATAGATTTAAGTCATAACAGCTAATATAAAACTATATGATGATATAGGTCTCAACCTTAAAATATTACTCGCAAAGGCGTTCTTAAACTATTTTGTAGGATATAATATCTTATTCATCCTTATGTTGTTTTAAATCATCTTTTTCATGTGCTCTTTAGGAGGAGATTTATTCATGGATAAACTAATAAATTGGCTTTTACCAGTGCTTCTTATTGCGATAGTTTTAGCAATTCAATATTTTATTTCGCATCACAAAGGTGGAGTTTGGAAACTACTTGTTCCAACAATTTTTATAATTACGTTATTAGTATTACTTTTCATAGAAAAAATAACAATCGGTAGTTTTATTTTATATTTTATAATTGGAAGTTTAGCGTTGCTGGGACAATCATTTCCTTCAGAAAAGAATAACAATACTTAACTTCAATAAAAAATATACGCTTAGGTACAGATAAATTGTATCTAAGCGTATTTGTATGTGTGATTCTTATTTTGATTTTTCGATATCAGCAATTATTTATTTTCAGCATTTTTATATTTATAAACTAAGCTTTTAGGTAAGTGACAGTAGTCGTCAGGGTAGCGTTCTAATCGGTTTTGATGCATTTCAGCACTTTTAACATAGTTAGTGAGCGGTAAGACTTCGGTCGCTATAAGATGATGATCTTCTATTGCATCGATAAATGCTTGTGCTTCTTTAAGGTGTTTAGGCTCTTCACTATATAAACCGGTTCTATATTTTAAACCAATGTCTTGACCTTGTTGATGAACACTGTAGGGGTCAATGATTTCGAATAGATAGCCCATTAAGTCAGTAACTGATACTTTGTCAGGATCAAATTCTGTTTTCACAGCTTCTACATAGCCATCGTATTCTCCATCTAAAGTATTGGTAATACCATTAGCTCTTCCACTAGTTGTATTGATAACACCAGGAAGTGTACGAATATATGCTTCTACGCCATATAAACAACCTCCAGCTAAATAAACTGTTTCCATAATTTATACTCCTTTAATTGATAATTATTCTCATTTAAAATGATAACGAATTAGATTTGTTTATTCAAATAAGAAAGGGATTGATATATTTTTGATAAATAAGATAGTAAAAATAAGAGATTTAAAATTTTTAGGAAAAACACTGATATGCAAATCTTTAACACACATAATAACTTATAATTAAAAAAAGAGTTAAAATTTATTAATAATAGAGTGGTGATATGAATTATGAATGATTTGTTGAAAGTTTATGGAAAATTAAAAAGAGACACTGAAAATAGGTGGTTAATGCCATTTCATTATGTGATTTTTGGATTAGCATTAGTTGTATATTTTCTGGAAATTCCTATTTATAAACTGGTGAATAACTTAGATAAGGGAATTGTTGATAAGATTTTATATGCCTTTTCATTAGTGTATAATCACATTATCTTGATATTTATAATAATCATATTTGTTATTTTGATGATTTATGTAATATTTGATGTGTTTAATGTGAATCGTTTTGTTCCATCATCTACAATTTATGTAGATGGTAGTGAAAGTTCAATAAACTATATAAGTGCTATTAAAAGATTAGTGAACTTTATGTTATTAATTATCACAAAGTACTGGATAATTTACTTTATTGTAAACTTGATATTCCATAATGATAAATTACTGTATTTAAGTGATGTTTCAAAAGTTTTATATAAAATTTTCTTGTTTTTAAATATCTGTATCTTTATAGGGCATATATTAAAATCAATTTTTATAATAAAAATCATGGCAGATGATTCGCTAAGACTTATTAATGAAAAAGATTTAACTGATTTTTACATATCAATAAATAAGAATAATGAATACCGTATAGTAAAACCAAAGTATAGAAAAACAGATAATTATATTATTATTAAAAAAAGTGAAGATTTCTCTAATTCAAATGAATATAAGGTTATTAATAAAAGTAAAAATTTAGAAGAAATAATCTATCATTTTAACAATCTTACTTCAAAATATTAATCATTTATAAAAGTATAGTTCTAAGTTTAACCAGAAATTAAATTGACGCGACTGAAACAACTTGTTGTTTTGGTCGTATTTATTTATTCAAAAATTAGTTTTTAAGGGAAGGCAGACTTCGGTCACTATCAGGTGAGTCTTCCCTTAATGATATTGTTTCTTGTATCGACAGGGTAAAAGATATAATTTATTAATTTTAATTAAAAATTAAATTTTTTCTAAAATTCTTTGGTTATACCACTTTTAAAAAAGGAAAAGAATTGTATGATAAGAATGTGATTAATTATTTATAAAGTCAAAATTTAAGGAGTTTAACATGAAAATCACAAGTTTAATTGTATTACTCGTCATTTTAGGCACGGGTTATTTAATTATTAATGCGATTAGAAAAAAATCTCAACAAACTTTCAGTGAGGATAAGTTGGATCAAATTGATCATAGTGGATATGGTGATGGGAAATATTTTTACCAAGCGCCGGGTATGATTTTAGATAATCAGTATATTCCTATTTATGGTAAAGAGAGATTATGTCATATCCCATATTACAAAGATAATAGTCAAAAGATGAGAAGTATGTTTGGTTTGAAACCATTACATGGTACACAAGTTAGATCTGATGATCATTCGGTTATTATAGAACGCTTGGAAGGTTTTACTAATTCTGCTATGTATCGAGTACTTTTAGATGGAGAAGAGATAGGCACTTTTAAAAAAGATAAAATGTTTAAAGAGGGCGGGTTCACACGTCTATTCCCGTATAGCTTTGTCAATAAAGCAAAGGAAAGTTATCGCTTTGAGAATCCTGATCGATTTCATTCTACTGTGATTAAGGATGAGCATGGTAATGTTATGTTGTCAGCTAAACGTACGGGGTTAGATTATAAAAAAAGTAAAACAACAAAAAAGCGTGGAGAACAAAATCAGATTGAAGTAAATAATAATGGTAAATATCCTGATGAGGTATGGTTAGCCTTATATATACAAGCTTGTATTACATATCAAACATTAGATAAGCAATAAAATAATTAATTATTCTAAAAGAAGGAGACAATAATATGTTCATTTTTGGGGATTATGCTGTAGAAACGCCACCCGTGGATCCGATAAGTGATTTGATGATGTTTACACTGAGTATGGCGGGTCTTTTTGGAAAAGATTTAATAATATTTACGATTATCGCTATTCTTTATTTTGTGATGATTAAAGGGTTAAGCTCACTCATTTATCGTAAATCAGAAAAATTAGATACATATGACAAAATTGCTACAAAATTGGATGGGCCTCTAAAATATCTATTGAGTTTCGTTTTCTTTATTTTAGTGACGTTAGGGGTCATGCAAGTTCTCAGTTATTATTTAATTGCGACGGGTTTCTTCTGGATTATTATATTTACAGTTGGTTTTGCCTTGATATTTATTCTATTTCCGTATTTTATGATTTTCTTACCTTTTTTCAAGAGAAACAAATATTGGGGATTTCTGAAGACGATTCCGTGGATTGTAATCATGGCAGGCACTACAGTATATGGCATTGAAATCATGTTGGATACTAATAATAAAATATATACTGATGAAGGTGGTGTTGGCTATACAGAGGGAAGTTTACTTTTTAAAGAATTAGGTGGTGCATCTTATTTACTAGCTTCCTTATTAGGTGTGGCAGTGATTATTATCAAAATTGTGGCGACAAAGCGTGCACAAAAGGAAGAAGCGACATCAAATCAATCGGAAGAACAATAAATGAAAGAATAAGGAATAAGCCTACGAAATCTATTTATTTACAAGTTTCATATAAAATTCACAAAACTTTATATAATATAATATTGCATACTTTGTAATATAATTGTAACATTGTAATCGAATAGTAATAAAACGATCATCTTGCTACTATTCAATTCATATAAAAAGGAGAATGAATTATGAAAAAAATGACTAAGATTACAATGGCATCTGTCGTAGCATTTGGAACATTATTTGGGGTTGGATATTCAATTGATAACTTTCAAGTAAACGAAGCACATGCAGCTCAAAATCAAACTGTTACACCTTATTATACTTATAATGGTTATGCAGCAAAAGGTACGCCTTCTTTCGTTTTAAACCAAACATTTATTAATTCTTTAAAATATGACAATTTTAAAATGAATGGTGTGAAAATTCCTTATACAACTGGTAAACAAGCGCTTCCTAATGCAATTAAGAATGTTCAAAAATACGACCAAACATTTGCAATTACAAATTCTAAAGGAACAGTAGCAAGATATGTAACATTTAAAGTGAATGGTAAATTGACAACAAAACAATTGATGAATGCATATGGAAATAAATTGAAATTAGCGACTAGTGCTAAAGGTTTAAAAGTATATGTATATAATCCTTATAAACAACATTATGGTATAGCTTTCTACACTAACAATGGCAAAGTTCAGTCTGTTATGATTGGTCATTTTGTAGCATAAGTTTAAAGTTATAGTTAAATCATTTATTTCATTTCACAACTACTAAAAGCTATGAAGAACTCTATGGTCATATAGATTTCTTCATAGCTTTTTTTTAATATTTTGTGAGTTACTTAAATAATGTATGTGGAATGTATATTATTTATTTTCAAGTGCTTTTTTAAGTGTTTTAATATTTTCTTTCATGAATGATTGGTAGGTATTTTTGTCGTTATCTTGCTGTTTTGTATGTGAACCCATATTGTAGAATTTAAGTGTTTTTGCATTTGTTTCTTTTCTAACTGTGTCAGCAACTTTATGTGAAACATTTTCTTCAGTTAAGATATATTTCACGTGGTCTTTCTTAATTTGTTTAACAATATTTGTTAAATCTTTTTGACTTGGATCTTCAGCGTTCATGTTTTCAATACCTTCTTGTTTGAAGTTATAGCGGTTTGCTAAATAGCCAAGTGAATCATGAGAAATATAAACTGTTTTATCTTCATTACCTTTAACTGCTTGTTTCATGTCTGTGTCTAAGTCTTTTAAATCTTTAACTAACTGTTTGTAATTATCTTCGTAATACGCTTTATGCTTACTGTCTTTCTTCACTAATTCTTCCTTGATTTCTTTTGCAAATTTTTGACTGACTACAGGGTCTAACCAAATGTGTGGATCGTATTTACCGTGGTGGTGATGTTCATGTCCTTCGTGCTCGTGCTCATGCTCATGTTCGTGTTCCTCACCTTTTAATAAATCTTTATCCTTATCTAAAGATGATTCTAATGATACTGTCTTATCTTTATCATTAATTGAGCTGGCGATTTTTTTCGCAACTGGATCTAAGTTATCGCCTGTGTAGAAAAATAGGTCTGATTTGCCAATATCTACCATTTGTTTTTGACTTGGATCATATGTATGTGGGTCTACACCGTTAGGATATACAGATTTAACATCGACATATTTACCACCAATTTGTTGGGCAAATGATTTCAATGGGTAAACAGTCGTTCTAACTTCAAGTTTACCTTTATGGTCAGATGAAGTATCATCATTATCTTTATTGCCACAAGCTGCAAGTGACAACGTTAAAATTGCTATGAAAAATAGTATTAAACTTTTTTTATACATTTCTACCTCTCCTAAATCGTAATTATTACGTTTTAATGATTACATTAATTTTTATCATTGTCAATGACGATATTCAAACTTAAAAAGGTTAGGGAGTTTATAAATTTAAAATATTGAGATTTTAATAAAGTGTAATGGCAATATACTGTAATAAATATAATTTTGACTTAATGATATTTAAATGAAATACTTTTCTTAAAGATAAAGAAAGCGAGATGACTATGGATGACTTTGCTAGTAATACTGTTTACAATATTTCTCATAACGACGGGGCTTTGTTTTTTGATAATTAGATTGATAAGTAAATTAATTTTAAAAAGATCAAATAACCTTAACAAATATGAACGTTTAAATCGAAAATTAAATGGAGATTTAAAGTACCTATTGTCAGTAATTATTTTTATTTTAGTCACGTTAGGTGTTAAACAAATATTTTATTACTATTTAATTAATGGGACTTATTTTCTATTAATATTAATAACGTTGGGTTTAATATTTGTTATTTATTTGTGCCCTTATGCGTTGATATTTTTACCAAATTTTAAAGGGAAGAAAGGTTTAGTTACTTTCAAAATTGTATTATGGTGCATTGTGATAGCTCTGACGTTAGATTATAGCTTATTACTTTTAATAGATCGTAATACAAAGATTTATACAGATGAGGGATTAGTGACTTATAAATACGGTAGTATAATGTGGAAAAATATAGGAGGTCTCTCTTATTTATTAACAACTGTGATGGGGCTAGGAATGATTATTATAAGAGTAGTTGCAAATGAATATTCTAAAATTAAGAATAAATAAAAGTTAGTAGAGAACGTGAGACAAACGTTTAAGATTTGAGCAAAAGTAGGATTGTATTTCTTACTTCTTAGCAGTGTGAATAAAAAATGCTTATCCTCTACATTACGTAAGGGATAAGCATTGAAAGATTGATTTCAACTTAAGTAAGACGCATGTGGTAGTGCGTGATTATTTAAGTTCAATTTCTTTTTTAGCAAGGT encodes:
- a CDS encoding DUF927 domain-containing protein, encoding MSHHDIFRLGLYHLDTMGWHKTIPPKKDGDEKKVVTMSSCMAVEAKFWHALENTEKIIISNGKDKEHTFDSDILTTRKLPSLIKYGHSINENYIKDLSYALQLMRDEMPTSDLYDGSGIIETPHGYIVMIDTIYTSKQYDQLASLDPIVDSTYLLEPKGTFKDWLNTYINEVKGHLLLELAVVFGISALVTSFLKHKREIEFAGIIFSFTGQSSTGKSTAAALAVSVAGNPTKGNQTLFRSWNATRNALEGYLSNNFGIPIVFDELSSATFKDTTGLLYSIAEGQGRKRSNVHGEVKTPKNWGTSVISTSEYSIFTDSAQNDGLRVRTIEINEEFTKDATNSDNIKKSVALNYGHVLPLVAKYLINREDEVIQWFQDEHHWFKDKLKDEKNNTGIRMFKRYAAITTSAKILSRVLATDIDIAKIRDYFIDYHAHTVSERSLADKAIEVITQFVAQNRGKFSDDKALKNMIENHGLIALKDDYIEVKIIASVFKDMLIENHFQDVNNVVNALRDKGFIESDHDRITTKRTVKDGNGKKQSLVFYHLKLDSEYASIFGLTKDAEPIKAEINLDNKKILESWKKQNDDLIDF
- a CDS encoding single-stranded DNA-binding protein — encoded protein: MSYKQEDDFKKLKNRILGISINLPEGQTFTFHDLNRRANVSCSKAVQQNVGRWFAYFVKHAPRVPFIIIGKNTNGHLVYLKVGPNPLNDSNPSKGGVR
- a CDS encoding peptide-methionine (S)-S-oxide reductase, which codes for METVYLAGGCLYGVEAYIRTLPGVINTTSGRANGITNTLDGEYDGYVEAVKTEFDPDKVSVTDLMGYLFEIIDPYSVHQQGQDIGLKYRTGLYSEEPKHLKEAQAFIDAIEDHHLIATEVLPLTNYVKSAEMHQNRLERYPDDYCHLPKSLVYKYKNAENK
- a CDS encoding zinc ABC transporter substrate-binding protein; amino-acid sequence: MYKKSLILFFIAILTLSLAACGNKDNDDTSSDHKGKLEVRTTVYPLKSFAQQIGGKYVDVKSVYPNGVDPHTYDPSQKQMVDIGKSDLFFYTGDNLDPVAKKIASSINDKDKTVSLESSLDKDKDLLKGEEHEHEHEHEHEGHEHHHHGKYDPHIWLDPVVSQKFAKEIKEELVKKDSKHKAYYEDNYKQLVKDLKDLDTDMKQAVKGNEDKTVYISHDSLGYLANRYNFKQEGIENMNAEDPSQKDLTNIVKQIKKDHVKYILTEENVSHKVADTVRKETNAKTLKFYNMGSHTKQQDNDKNTYQSFMKENIKTLKKALENK